The Hymenobacter baengnokdamensis genome includes a region encoding these proteins:
- a CDS encoding DNA translocase FtsK: MATNNYRNPPGGPAATNRPVPPADNGGPRPARGNMPRPAPASAPTAAPAKAAAPAARARPQAAAVPRGPLPGVSQLTAILHDRRFHLLIGFGLLLGSLYLTIAFTSFLLSGRADQSVVAALGTVPVKEAGQESGNWLGLLGAWLAEKLIYRGFGLASYALIPIVFFLGYKIVFRRAAGSVSYVLALGLFTMLWVSALLGYVVVQMAQPGTDPALAHRLDWLSGGGGYELALWLDSLIGWGTVLLLAFGLIMFVVFFFNVTSLNLGLGDKDEDEENTEADAAEVAAPVAVAQRPGKPARPEPAPTREPEFEPAPPRASPLKAPVPAASFEVVAMPEAEPEALPDATLTGAVGEVALATAPLTTAPVIPAVVASAASGPSFSFELPEAEPEVAPAPVAASIPTPLSMADLADSPLPAAGPALPDATVKPLELTVPSRDDLDPNAGADIAAVADEDLDADVMPDVNYDPTLDLSRYQFPTLELLNDYGVAKAQVTKEELEANKDRIVETLGHYGITIASIKATIGPTVTLYEIVPEAGVRISKIKSLEDDIALSLAALGIRIIAPIPGKGTIGIEVPNTRKEMVSIRSVLGSEKFARTEMDLPVAFGRTITNEVFVADLAKMPHLLMAGATGQGKSVGLNVILASLLYKRHPATLKFVLVDPKKVELSIFNKIERHFLAKLPDTEEAIITDTKKVVNTLNSLCMEMDRRYDLLKEAGCRNLKEYNLKFVERRLNPRKGHRFLPFIVLVIDELADLMMTAGKEVETPIARLAQLARAIGIHLIVATQRPSVNVITGIIKANFPCRISFKVTSKIDSRTILDTGGADQLIGQGDMLFSAGSDLIRVQCAFIDTPEVDRLCDYIGEQQGYADAYLLPEVAGAEGDDGSGQEEMDPSDRDSMFAEAARCIVLHQQGSTSLIQRKLKLGYNRSGRLMDQLQQAGIVGPFEGSKARAVLIPDEYQLEQLLNTLVK, encoded by the coding sequence ATGGCTACCAATAATTATCGAAATCCGCCTGGTGGCCCCGCTGCCACCAACCGCCCGGTGCCGCCCGCCGACAATGGCGGTCCGCGTCCGGCGCGGGGCAATATGCCCCGCCCGGCCCCGGCTTCGGCTCCGACAGCTGCCCCGGCCAAGGCGGCGGCCCCGGCCGCCCGTGCCCGGCCGCAGGCCGCCGCGGTGCCGCGCGGCCCTTTGCCGGGCGTCAGCCAGCTAACGGCTATTCTGCACGACCGCCGCTTTCACCTGCTCATCGGGTTTGGGCTGCTGCTCGGCTCGTTGTATCTGACCATCGCTTTTACCTCTTTTCTGCTCAGCGGCCGGGCCGACCAGAGTGTAGTAGCAGCCCTGGGCACCGTGCCGGTGAAGGAAGCCGGGCAGGAGTCGGGCAACTGGCTGGGCCTGCTCGGGGCCTGGCTTGCCGAAAAGCTGATTTACCGGGGCTTTGGCCTGGCTTCCTACGCGCTTATTCCAATAGTCTTTTTTCTGGGCTACAAAATTGTGTTCCGGCGGGCGGCGGGCTCGGTAAGCTATGTGCTGGCTTTGGGTTTGTTTACTATGCTGTGGGTCAGTGCCTTGCTGGGATATGTGGTGGTGCAGATGGCGCAGCCCGGCACCGACCCGGCCTTGGCGCATCGGCTGGACTGGCTAAGTGGCGGCGGCGGCTATGAGCTGGCGCTCTGGCTTGACTCGCTCATCGGCTGGGGCACGGTGCTGCTGCTGGCCTTTGGGCTGATTATGTTCGTGGTGTTCTTCTTTAACGTCACCAGCCTCAACCTGGGCCTGGGCGATAAGGACGAAGACGAGGAGAATACCGAAGCTGACGCGGCGGAAGTCGCTGCGCCCGTAGCCGTGGCCCAACGCCCCGGTAAGCCGGCCCGCCCGGAACCCGCGCCTACCCGTGAGCCCGAGTTTGAGCCGGCCCCACCGCGGGCCAGCCCGCTCAAAGCGCCGGTGCCCGCCGCCAGCTTTGAGGTAGTAGCTATGCCCGAAGCCGAGCCGGAGGCGCTACCCGACGCGACGCTTACCGGCGCGGTGGGGGAGGTGGCCCTGGCCACCGCTCCGCTGACTACGGCCCCGGTTATACCCGCGGTGGTGGCCTCCGCAGCCAGCGGCCCCTCATTCTCGTTTGAGCTGCCCGAAGCTGAGCCGGAGGTAGCGCCCGCGCCGGTCGCGGCCAGCATTCCGACCCCGCTCTCCATGGCCGACCTGGCCGATAGCCCGCTGCCGGCTGCCGGCCCGGCGCTGCCCGATGCTACCGTCAAACCCCTCGAACTAACAGTACCGAGCCGCGACGACCTGGACCCCAATGCGGGGGCCGATATCGCGGCCGTGGCCGACGAGGACCTGGACGCGGATGTGATGCCGGACGTGAACTACGACCCCACGCTCGACCTTTCGCGCTATCAGTTTCCGACCCTGGAGCTGCTCAACGACTACGGCGTGGCCAAGGCGCAGGTAACCAAGGAGGAGCTGGAAGCCAACAAGGACCGCATTGTGGAAACCCTGGGGCACTACGGCATTACCATTGCCAGCATCAAAGCCACCATCGGGCCTACGGTTACGCTCTACGAGATTGTGCCCGAAGCCGGCGTACGCATCTCCAAAATCAAGAGTCTGGAAGATGATATTGCCCTGAGCCTGGCTGCGTTAGGCATTCGTATTATCGCCCCCATTCCGGGCAAGGGCACCATCGGCATTGAAGTGCCGAATACCAGGAAGGAGATGGTCAGCATTCGCTCGGTGCTGGGCAGCGAGAAGTTTGCCCGCACCGAGATGGATTTGCCGGTGGCCTTCGGCCGCACTATCACCAACGAGGTGTTTGTGGCCGACCTGGCCAAGATGCCCCACCTGCTCATGGCCGGGGCCACGGGCCAGGGCAAGTCGGTGGGACTGAACGTTATCCTGGCCTCGCTGCTGTATAAGCGCCACCCAGCTACGCTCAAGTTTGTGCTGGTCGACCCCAAGAAGGTGGAGCTGAGCATCTTCAATAAGATTGAGCGCCACTTCCTGGCCAAGCTGCCCGATACGGAGGAAGCCATCATTACCGATACGAAAAAGGTAGTCAATACTTTGAATTCGCTCTGCATGGAGATGGACCGGCGCTACGACCTGCTCAAGGAAGCCGGCTGCCGCAACCTCAAGGAATACAACCTCAAGTTTGTGGAGCGGCGGCTCAACCCCAGGAAGGGCCACCGCTTTCTGCCCTTTATCGTGCTGGTAATTGACGAGCTGGCTGACCTGATGATGACGGCCGGCAAGGAAGTAGAAACGCCTATTGCCCGCCTGGCCCAGCTGGCCCGCGCCATCGGTATTCACCTCATTGTGGCCACCCAGCGCCCGTCGGTGAACGTGATTACGGGCATTATTAAGGCTAACTTTCCCTGCCGGATTTCCTTTAAGGTGACCAGCAAGATTGACTCGCGCACCATCCTCGACACCGGCGGGGCCGACCAGCTCATCGGGCAGGGCGACATGCTGTTCTCAGCCGGCTCCGACCTTATCCGGGTGCAGTGCGCCTTTATCGACACGCCCGAGGTTGACCGCCTCTGCGACTATATCGGCGAGCAGCAGGGCTACGCCGATGCCTACCTGCTGCCCGAAGTGGCCGGCGCCGAGGGCGACGACGGCAGCGGCCAGGAAGAGATGGACCCCAGCGACCGGGACTCCATGTTTGCCGAGGCCGCTCGCTGCATCGTGCTGCACCAGCAGGGCTCTACTTCGCTCATCCAGCGCAAGCTCAAGCTGGGCTACAACCGCTCGGGCCGCCTTATGGACCAGCTCCAGCAGGCCGGTATTGTGGGGCCGTTTGAGGGCAGCAAGGCCCGCGCCGTGCTCATTCCCGACGAGTACCAGCTCGAGCAGCTGCTGAATACGCTGGTGAAGTAG
- a CDS encoding LolA family protein, with product MTKHFSLLALAASLALPAAAQQDPKAGKILDAVSAKYTALKSFQASFTQTLENPAAKLKQNLTGDVTVSGQKYHLTASGQEVINDSKTTWTYLKNENEVNISESDPTNQDMSPAQMYNMYKKGYKYVYVKSLKDAGVTSDLIELSPEDRKNDVFKVQIVVGTADHAIHSVKTFKKNGTRTTFTLKNFKPNVPVSATTFAFDKNAHKGVKVVDLR from the coding sequence ATGACCAAGCACTTCTCCCTGCTGGCGCTGGCCGCCTCGCTCGCTTTGCCTGCCGCTGCCCAGCAAGACCCCAAAGCCGGTAAAATTCTTGATGCCGTGAGCGCTAAGTACACGGCGCTCAAGTCGTTTCAGGCCAGCTTTACCCAAACCCTGGAAAACCCCGCCGCCAAGCTCAAGCAAAACCTGACCGGCGACGTAACCGTGAGCGGCCAGAAATATCACCTCACCGCCAGCGGCCAGGAAGTTATCAACGACAGCAAAACGACCTGGACGTATCTCAAAAACGAGAACGAGGTAAATATCTCCGAGTCGGACCCCACGAACCAGGATATGTCGCCGGCCCAGATGTACAACATGTACAAAAAAGGATATAAATATGTCTATGTAAAATCCTTGAAAGACGCCGGTGTTACCAGCGACCTCATCGAGCTGTCGCCGGAAGACCGCAAGAACGACGTGTTTAAGGTACAAATCGTGGTGGGCACAGCCGACCATGCCATCCACAGCGTGAAGACGTTTAAGAAAAACGGGACGCGTACCACGTTCACCCTCAAGAATTTCAAGCCCAACGTACCGGTATCGGCTACCACGTTTGCATTTGACAAAAATGCGCACAAGGGCGTGAAGGTGGTAGACCTGCGCTAG
- a CDS encoding DUF2851 family protein codes for MREDFLHYVWQHQYFDKADLRTTAGEEIQVLRPGQRNADAGPDFLNARLRLGEVEWNGAVEIHLRASDWQRHRHQTDAKYDQVVLHVVHTADADIYRTNGSLIPALALAPRLAPDLLGRYEALVQAPAAAPLPCAPLLPQVPQLVRTMMTERALLERIEQKADMLAELHAHLGHDWEATAYHALMAAFGFQKNSEPLARLAKAVPLPVVRRHRHDARQLEALLFGQAGFLVEDEATAGDDYLADLRLEYEFLRHKYSLAPSALAAHEWNYLRLRPANFPAVRLGQLVGLLHRRPALFDALLTAGSVAALTEFFGSAPAPAYWQAHFRPGRPGKVPGLGKSSIALLITNVVVPLRVAYARQVGQPALVESSVALLSELPAEHNQYTDLYQDLGFEHRTAADSQGLLAMHKGYCQPRRCLHCAIGGRLLGGGAKSLINR; via the coding sequence ATGCGCGAAGATTTCCTGCACTACGTCTGGCAGCACCAGTACTTCGATAAAGCTGACCTGCGCACCACGGCCGGCGAGGAAATTCAGGTGCTGCGCCCCGGCCAGCGCAACGCCGATGCCGGCCCCGACTTTCTGAATGCGCGCCTGCGCCTGGGCGAGGTGGAGTGGAACGGCGCCGTGGAGATTCACCTGCGGGCCTCCGACTGGCAGCGCCACCGCCACCAGACCGATGCCAAGTACGACCAGGTGGTACTGCACGTAGTGCACACCGCCGACGCCGACATCTACCGCACCAATGGCAGCCTCATTCCGGCGCTGGCCTTGGCTCCGCGCCTGGCTCCCGACCTGCTGGGCCGCTACGAAGCGCTGGTACAGGCCCCCGCTGCTGCCCCGTTGCCCTGCGCCCCGCTACTGCCCCAGGTGCCGCAGCTGGTGCGCACCATGATGACCGAGCGGGCTTTACTGGAAAGAATAGAGCAAAAAGCCGATATGCTGGCCGAGCTGCACGCGCACCTGGGGCACGACTGGGAAGCCACCGCCTACCATGCCCTGATGGCGGCTTTTGGCTTCCAGAAAAACAGCGAGCCGCTAGCCCGCCTGGCCAAGGCCGTGCCGCTGCCGGTAGTGCGCCGGCACCGCCACGATGCCCGGCAGCTGGAGGCGCTGCTATTCGGGCAGGCCGGCTTTTTAGTAGAAGACGAGGCAACCGCCGGCGACGACTACCTGGCCGACTTGCGGCTGGAGTACGAGTTTCTGCGTCATAAGTATAGCTTGGCCCCCAGCGCGTTGGCTGCCCACGAGTGGAATTATTTGAGATTACGGCCCGCCAACTTTCCGGCCGTGCGGCTGGGGCAGCTGGTGGGGTTGCTGCACCGCCGCCCGGCCCTGTTCGATGCGCTGCTTACGGCCGGCAGCGTAGCCGCTCTCACCGAGTTTTTTGGAAGTGCGCCCGCTCCGGCCTACTGGCAGGCGCATTTTCGGCCCGGCCGGCCGGGCAAGGTGCCGGGCCTGGGCAAAAGCAGCATTGCCCTGCTCATTACCAACGTGGTGGTGCCCCTGCGGGTGGCCTACGCCCGCCAGGTGGGTCAGCCCGCGCTGGTCGAAAGCAGCGTAGCCCTGCTGAGTGAGCTGCCCGCCGAGCACAATCAGTACACCGACCTTTACCAGGACCTCGGCTTCGAGCACCGCACCGCGGCCGACTCGCAGGGCCTGCTGGCTATGCATAAAGGCTATTGCCAGCCGCGTCGCTGCCTGCACTGCGCCATTGGCGGGCGGCTGCTTGGGGGCGGGGCCAAGTCGCTTATCAACCGATGA
- a CDS encoding DapH/DapD/GlmU-related protein codes for MENPVIILGAQAVGTAALDAFLSNDVVVYCLLDDDPKLHNTELLDVPVMGNTDDGELLKLLGKKCEVFVATEDAASRRSLTKMLRDEYEVVPVNSIHQRASVSIHAELGHGNYVGPNAVIAATAKIGEGVLIGPNAVVEGSAAVGDYAQLGSGAQIGVGASVGSNAFVGAGAVLVAGVKVGDKARVGAGSVVVADVPAGQTVFGNPAVKV; via the coding sequence ATGGAAAACCCTGTTATCATTCTCGGCGCTCAGGCCGTGGGAACGGCCGCTTTGGATGCTTTTTTGTCAAACGATGTAGTAGTTTACTGTCTGCTCGATGATGACCCCAAGCTGCACAACACCGAACTGCTCGACGTGCCCGTAATGGGCAACACCGACGACGGCGAGCTGCTGAAGCTGCTGGGCAAAAAGTGCGAAGTGTTCGTAGCTACCGAAGACGCGGCCAGCCGCCGCAGCCTCACCAAGATGCTGCGCGATGAGTATGAGGTGGTGCCCGTAAACAGCATCCATCAGCGGGCCAGCGTGTCGATACACGCCGAGCTGGGGCATGGTAATTATGTGGGTCCCAATGCCGTAATCGCGGCCACTGCCAAGATTGGTGAAGGCGTGCTCATTGGCCCCAACGCCGTGGTCGAAGGCAGCGCTGCCGTGGGCGACTATGCCCAGCTTGGTAGCGGCGCCCAGATTGGGGTAGGAGCCAGCGTGGGCAGCAATGCGTTTGTGGGCGCGGGAGCCGTGCTGGTGGCCGGCGTAAAAGTGGGCGACAAGGCCCGCGTAGGCGCCGGCTCGGTGGTAGTGGCCGACGTGCCCGCTGGCCAAACGGTATTCGGCAACCCGGCGGTTAAGGTTTAA
- the trhO gene encoding oxygen-dependent tRNA uridine(34) hydroxylase TrhO, giving the protein MYQVLLYYCYTPLADPEQFRDEHHRLCLALDLRGRIIVAAEGLNGTVSGTRESCAAYMAAVKADPRFAALEFKVDEAAGHTFQKLHVRVKPEIVHSSLHHVRPYEKTGQHLSPQEFKALKDRDDVVVVDVRSDYEYNLGRFKNAVTLDIENFRDFPERVERLREFQDKKILTYCTGGVKCEKATAFLLEQGFENVYQLHGGIIKYGIEAGGEDFEGQCYVFDNRVAVDVNRVNPSIIARCHHCQQPSPRLINCANPHCNAHLPLCESCGTLLEGACSEACAEHPDKRPYDGTGTYPKLSNHYTPAQGLASFRIKNQK; this is encoded by the coding sequence ATGTATCAGGTCCTTCTTTATTATTGCTATACCCCGCTCGCCGACCCCGAGCAGTTTCGCGACGAGCATCATCGGCTGTGCCTGGCGCTGGATTTGCGCGGGCGCATCATCGTGGCCGCCGAAGGGCTGAATGGCACCGTGTCGGGTACGCGCGAAAGCTGCGCCGCCTACATGGCCGCCGTGAAAGCCGACCCGCGCTTTGCCGCGCTGGAATTTAAGGTTGATGAGGCGGCCGGGCATACATTTCAAAAGCTGCATGTTCGGGTGAAGCCCGAAATCGTGCACAGCAGCCTGCACCACGTGCGGCCCTATGAAAAAACCGGCCAGCATCTGAGCCCCCAGGAGTTTAAGGCGCTGAAAGACCGCGACGACGTGGTAGTGGTAGATGTGCGCTCGGACTACGAGTATAACCTCGGCCGCTTCAAAAATGCCGTGACGCTGGATATCGAGAATTTCCGCGACTTCCCTGAGCGCGTCGAGCGCCTGCGCGAGTTTCAGGACAAGAAAATCCTGACCTACTGCACCGGCGGCGTGAAGTGTGAGAAAGCCACCGCTTTTCTGCTCGAGCAGGGCTTTGAAAACGTGTACCAGCTGCACGGCGGCATTATCAAATACGGCATTGAGGCGGGCGGGGAGGACTTTGAGGGCCAGTGTTACGTGTTTGATAACCGCGTGGCGGTGGATGTCAACCGCGTGAACCCCAGCATTATCGCCCGCTGCCACCACTGCCAGCAGCCCTCGCCCCGCCTCATCAACTGCGCTAATCCGCACTGCAACGCCCACCTGCCGCTTTGCGAAAGCTGCGGCACGCTGCTCGAAGGCGCCTGCTCCGAAGCCTGCGCCGAGCACCCCGACAAGCGCCCCTACGACGGCACCGGCACGTATCCCAAACTCAGCAACCACTACACCCCCGCGCAGGGGCTGGCCTCTTTTAGAATTAAAAATCAGAAATGA
- a CDS encoding nucleoside phosphorylase, which produces MIPESELILNPDGTIYHLNLLPDHISDTILTVGDPARVAQVSRHFDSIEFEGTHREFVTHVGYYRGKRLTVLSTGMGTDNIDIVMNELDALVNIDFLSRTVRPVEERLSLRIIRLGTSGSLQAEVPVGAMLATQHAVGLDTLMQFYPLMETGLETQVAKDLQQSLALPFAPYVVRGSDLLREQLAADLLVGNTVTCPGFYGPQGRRLRLDLRQPDYMARLQGFRHQSPEGDFRLSNFEMETAGYYALGQLLGHEVLSLNAIVANRATGEFAKNAGDIMDRMIARTLALV; this is translated from the coding sequence ATGATTCCCGAGTCCGAGCTTATTCTGAATCCTGACGGCACGATTTATCACCTCAATCTGCTGCCCGACCATATTTCCGATACCATTCTGACCGTGGGCGACCCGGCGCGGGTGGCCCAGGTAAGCCGGCATTTCGACTCCATCGAGTTTGAGGGTACGCACCGCGAGTTTGTAACCCACGTCGGCTACTACCGGGGCAAGCGCCTGACGGTGCTGAGTACCGGTATGGGTACCGATAATATAGATATTGTGATGAATGAGCTGGATGCGCTCGTCAATATCGACTTTCTCTCGCGCACGGTGCGGCCCGTGGAGGAGCGCCTGAGCCTGCGCATTATCCGGCTGGGCACCAGCGGCAGCCTGCAGGCCGAGGTGCCGGTGGGGGCTATGCTGGCTACGCAGCACGCCGTGGGCCTCGATACGCTGATGCAGTTTTATCCGCTGATGGAAACCGGCCTCGAAACCCAGGTAGCCAAAGACTTGCAGCAAAGCCTGGCGTTGCCTTTCGCGCCCTACGTGGTGCGCGGCTCCGACCTGCTGCGCGAGCAGCTGGCCGCCGACCTGCTCGTCGGCAACACCGTGACCTGCCCCGGCTTTTATGGCCCGCAGGGCCGGCGCCTGCGCCTCGACCTGCGCCAGCCCGACTACATGGCGCGCCTGCAGGGCTTCCGCCACCAAAGCCCGGAGGGTGATTTCCGCCTCAGCAACTTCGAGATGGAAACCGCCGGCTACTACGCCCTGGGCCAGCTGCTGGGCCACGAGGTGCTCAGCCTCAACGCTATCGTAGCTAACCGCGCCACCGGCGAGTTTGCCAAAAATGCCGGCGATATCATGGACCGCATGATTGCCCGCACGCTGGCTTTAGTGTAG
- a CDS encoding acyl-CoA reductase has product MLNHTARLAAFAALGRRLATLSEDEILGLADRARNQNAWFDLPNVRTALGGVAHLLEEPTLTRWAGRYPAEPATPRKVGVVMAGNIPLVGFHDLLCVLLSGHTLLAKLSKDDTVLMRWIIKELTEIEPAFAERIQVVERLNAADAFIATGSDNTARYFEFYFKSRPHIIRRNRTSLAIITGHETADELAALGPDVVQYYGLGCRNVSKLYVPEGYDFVPLLDAWQPWHRVLNHHKYQNNYDYNKSIMLVNAVPHFDNGFLLLTESAALVSPISVLHYSYYTQEIDLLDQLTDVAAQTQALVSAGGRYPGSVPFGQAQFPGVADYADGIDTMEFLAAEL; this is encoded by the coding sequence ATGCTGAATCACACTGCCCGCCTTGCGGCCTTCGCGGCGCTGGGCCGCCGCCTCGCTACTCTTTCCGAGGACGAAATACTGGGCCTGGCCGACCGCGCCCGCAATCAGAATGCCTGGTTCGACCTGCCCAACGTGCGCACCGCTCTCGGTGGCGTGGCCCACCTGCTCGAAGAGCCCACGCTTACGCGCTGGGCCGGCCGCTACCCCGCCGAGCCCGCCACGCCGCGCAAAGTAGGCGTGGTGATGGCCGGCAACATTCCGCTGGTGGGCTTTCACGACCTGTTGTGCGTGCTGCTCAGCGGCCACACGCTGCTGGCCAAGCTCAGTAAGGACGATACCGTACTCATGCGGTGGATTATCAAGGAGCTGACTGAGATTGAGCCCGCCTTTGCCGAGCGCATTCAGGTAGTGGAGCGGCTCAACGCGGCCGATGCCTTTATTGCCACTGGCTCGGACAACACGGCGCGCTACTTCGAGTTTTATTTCAAGAGCCGGCCGCACATTATCCGGCGCAACCGCACGAGCCTGGCCATCATTACAGGTCACGAAACGGCCGACGAGCTGGCCGCGCTGGGCCCCGATGTGGTGCAATACTACGGCCTGGGCTGCCGCAACGTGAGCAAGCTCTACGTGCCCGAGGGCTACGACTTCGTGCCCCTGCTCGATGCCTGGCAGCCCTGGCACCGGGTGCTCAACCACCACAAGTACCAGAACAACTACGACTACAACAAGAGCATTATGCTCGTAAACGCCGTGCCGCATTTCGACAACGGCTTTTTGCTGCTCACCGAGAGTGCGGCGCTCGTGTCGCCCATCTCGGTGCTGCATTACAGCTATTACACCCAGGAAATCGACCTGCTCGACCAGCTTACTGATGTGGCGGCCCAGACGCAGGCCCTCGTGTCGGCGGGCGGGCGCTATCCGGGCTCGGTACCCTTTGGCCAGGCGCAGTTTCCGGGCGTGGCCGACTACGCCGATGGCATCGACACGATGGAATTTTTAGCGGCCGAATTATAA
- a CDS encoding 4Fe-4S binding protein — MAIMITDECINCGACEPECPNTAIYEGGAQWRWADGTTLKEVQTIDGKLAGGTDPQKPVSNEYYYIVTDKCTECVGFHEEPQCAAVCPVDCCVDDPDHRESRERLTQKQQWLHKAA; from the coding sequence ATGGCCATCATGATAACCGACGAGTGCATCAACTGCGGTGCCTGCGAACCGGAATGCCCCAACACGGCCATCTACGAGGGCGGCGCCCAGTGGCGCTGGGCCGATGGCACCACCCTGAAAGAAGTCCAGACCATCGACGGCAAGCTGGCCGGCGGCACCGACCCCCAAAAGCCGGTGTCGAACGAGTACTACTACATCGTAACCGACAAATGCACCGAGTGCGTAGGCTTCCACGAGGAGCCGCAGTGCGCCGCCGTATGCCCCGTCGACTGCTGCGTCGATGACCCCGACCACCGCGAAAGCCGCGAGCGCCTCACTCAGAAGCAGCAGTGGCTGCACAAGGCCGCGTAA
- the aat gene encoding leucyl/phenylalanyl-tRNA--protein transferase, protein MPLTFPPPTAARDDLDGLLLLGGQASAENLVAAYAQGIFPWPVEGWPLAWFCPPRRGILRLASLHVGRSLARAQRQSPWRISFDEAFGQVMRACQAQPRPGQAGTWITPQLVRGYEALHAAGHAHSVEVWEGDELVGGLYGVAVRGVFAGESMFHHRPNASKLAVLALAGHLRARGASFVDIQQLTPHMLALGAEEVSREEFLMLLKAEQGAGRQLF, encoded by the coding sequence ATGCCCCTCACCTTCCCGCCACCCACCGCCGCACGCGACGACCTCGACGGCCTGCTGCTGCTCGGCGGCCAGGCCAGCGCCGAAAACCTGGTGGCGGCGTATGCGCAGGGCATTTTTCCGTGGCCGGTGGAGGGCTGGCCGCTGGCCTGGTTTTGCCCGCCGCGCCGGGGCATTTTGCGGCTGGCTAGCCTGCACGTGGGCCGCAGCCTGGCGCGGGCGCAGCGGCAGTCGCCGTGGCGCATCAGCTTCGACGAAGCATTTGGGCAGGTGATGCGGGCCTGCCAGGCCCAGCCGCGCCCCGGCCAGGCTGGCACCTGGATAACACCGCAGCTGGTGCGCGGCTACGAAGCGCTGCACGCCGCCGGCCACGCCCACAGCGTGGAGGTGTGGGAGGGCGACGAGCTGGTGGGCGGCCTCTACGGCGTGGCCGTGCGGGGCGTGTTTGCGGGCGAAAGTATGTTTCACCACCGGCCCAATGCCTCGAAGCTGGCGGTGCTGGCGCTGGCCGGGCACCTAAGGGCGCGCGGGGCCAGCTTCGTTGATATTCAGCAACTGACGCCGCACATGCTGGCGCTGGGCGCGGAGGAAGTGTCGCGGGAAGAATTCCTGATGCTGCTTAAGGCAGAGCAGGGAGCAGGGCGGCAGTTGTTCTAA
- a CDS encoding IS630 family transposase: MGLDDGTVYRYAEAFARLGLEKYLAHEQRGYWGLLTSTQLAGLCQELRRTLYTDCRPLQAWLTQATGVRYSVSGLTDLLHRLGFVYKLTTPMPCEADADAQAAFLANRLQPLLERAAAGDAVVYFADAAHPTHNTRCTRAWTEKGAQRPLPTVSGRERVNLNAALNAHCPTQVYVHETACVNAQSTKALYEQLLAAHPSQPIYVVCDNARYYKNQELTQWLADKPLVQVFLPPYSPNLNLIERLWKFLRQKIINATFYRTKGHFRQAVLGFFSRLNEFGQELASLLTLNFHLLDSQPTS; the protein is encoded by the coding sequence TTGGGGCTGGATGATGGCACGGTGTACCGCTACGCCGAGGCCTTTGCCCGGTTGGGCTTGGAGAAGTACCTGGCCCACGAGCAGCGCGGCTACTGGGGGCTGCTGACCAGCACCCAACTCGCCGGCTTGTGCCAGGAGCTGCGCCGGACCCTGTACACCGACTGCCGCCCGTTGCAGGCCTGGCTGACACAGGCCACCGGCGTGCGCTACTCGGTTTCGGGCCTGACGGACCTGCTACACCGGTTGGGCTTTGTGTACAAGCTCACCACGCCCATGCCTTGCGAAGCGGACGCCGACGCGCAGGCCGCTTTTCTGGCCAACCGGTTGCAGCCCCTGCTGGAACGGGCTGCGGCCGGCGACGCCGTGGTGTATTTTGCCGACGCGGCCCACCCCACCCACAACACCCGCTGCACCCGGGCCTGGACCGAAAAAGGCGCACAGCGGCCCCTGCCTACGGTCAGCGGACGCGAACGGGTGAATCTGAACGCGGCCCTCAACGCGCACTGCCCTACGCAGGTGTACGTGCACGAAACGGCCTGCGTCAACGCCCAGAGCACAAAAGCCTTATACGAACAGCTGCTGGCCGCCCATCCCAGCCAACCGATTTACGTGGTCTGCGACAACGCCCGCTACTACAAAAACCAGGAACTGACCCAGTGGCTGGCCGATAAGCCCCTGGTGCAGGTCTTTCTGCCGCCCTATTCGCCCAACCTGAACCTGATTGAGCGCCTGTGGAAGTTCCTGCGCCAGAAAATCATCAACGCCACCTTTTACCGCACCAAGGGCCACTTCCGACAAGCCGTGCTCGGCTTCTTCTCCCGACTCAACGAGTTCGGCCAAGAACTCGCGTCCTTACTTACCCTCAACTTTCACCTCCTGGATTCGCAACCCACTTCGTGA
- a CDS encoding transposase produces MQRTQPLALRVGEGNLHAASLINGFRFLLRDEFSLVKQVGEKVARKRYSSDLSTRDWQELEPLLVVRRRSKWPLVEVVNAILYVLKNGCMWRDLPGDLPPQLARV; encoded by the coding sequence TTGCAACGCACGCAACCGTTGGCGCTCCGGGTCGGTGAGGGAAACCTGCATGCCGCAAGTTTAATCAACGGCTTTCGCTTTTTACTTCGCGACGAGTTTAGCTTGGTGAAACAAGTAGGGGAAAAGGTCGCTCGCAAGCGCTACAGTTCGGATTTGTCGACGCGGGACTGGCAGGAGTTGGAACCGCTGTTGGTCGTGCGCCGGCGCAGCAAGTGGCCGCTGGTGGAGGTCGTGAACGCCATTTTGTACGTGCTCAAAAACGGGTGCATGTGGCGGGACTTACCGGGGGATTTGCCGCCCCAACTGGCGCGAGTTTAG